The Flavipsychrobacter sp. genome contains the following window.
GAATAATAGGAATATCTCTAGAAGTCAGTACCTATTGAAAAATGCAATAACGGTTTGGTCTTATTATCATCAATATTCCATCCAGAATCTAATCTTAAGAAATAACCAAACACCATAGTTCTGATACCTGCACCATAACCAATACCAAAACCTTTTGATTTATCATCTACTGTTATATTCACATTGGTATTCGAAAGGCTTAAACTATTATTCAGATTATCTCCATTAGGCCACAATCCTGCCCAAGCCGACCCCATATCTGCAAATACCACTAATTGTAAGTTTCTCAAAATTGGCGACTGTATCGGTCTTTTTAAGAACGTAGTTAAAACAGGTAGTCTAAGTTCTGTATTTACTACTCCAAAAGAATTACCATTCCATGAGTTCTGCTCATACCCACGAAGGTTGGTTGCTAGAGTTTGGAAGGCATACTGCTCTACTGGCGGACGAATAGATGTTTGTGCATTTTTAGCTCCTAGCCAGTTATCAACACCTCCAACAAAGTACAATAGCTTATAATCACCACCAGAATGGGCAAATGCTGCCCTGGTAGCCCATGTAAAGTTTTTATATAGCTTTTTATAGTAGCGCATATCTGCACCTATATTATATAACCCTCCAGCTTTTTCCGTCAACTTGTAGAAATATTCTCCATACACTTTGGCACGAACACCTTTGTATATATTCATGGTCGGCGTTACACTATTATCAAACACATATTCCGCTCTACTCAATATCCAATATTGGTTGGGGTTTGGCGGGTCGAAAGATAAACTCAACGTGTCTTGAGACTTAAAGTTCAGCGCATCTCTTCTAACACCAAAAGTCATTCTTATACTACTTCTTCTACTAAAAGGATAACTGGCATATCCTTGTATTAGATCTGTAGAGGTTTTCCCTATTTGCTCATTAGTGAAGAACACATTACCACTACTATCGCCATAGGCTACATCATAAGTTTGAGAACGTTGCGTTCTTAAATATAAGATTGACCAGTCTACCCTACGCTTGTAGTTTTCGTACTGTAGAAAATAACTAGTACCTGAAAAGTTAACCGGTAGTCTTACACCCCCGGTCACTCTATAGTCTTCCATCACATCATCTAAACTTACCGTTATCATACCACCCAAACTTGGGTTTACAAAAGTATTAGCATTAGCTCCTGATGGTTGATATCTATTGAACAGCACACTATTATCGAGACGAACAGAGAAGAAATCTGGCTTGAAGGCTAGTTTGTATGGTGCAGCTCTCATTTTTATATAAGAGCTATCCACTCCTTTTGTTACAATTACATCCTCATCATCCTCCTCTTCCACGCTAGGCTCTTCATATGTTTCTTCAGGTTTCTTTTTTACTATTTTTTTCTTTGGTTTCTTTTCATCTTCAAATTCTGACTGGAAGATATTACCACTTCGTAGTATTGGCGTGTCTTCTTGTTCTTCTATTTCTTTTTGGACTTTTGGCTTTATATTAAGCACACTTTTTGTTTTACTCTGTTCTGTTCTTAATAAATTAGTAGGTGCCAGAACAGGGGATGGAGCTTCTACGTTAGGTATTTTTAGAGGCTTATAGAATACCTTATAATGAGACCCATCTCTTATAATATATGCAGCTTTATTAGGCCCAGGATTGTATTGATGAGTAATAACATTACTAGGAAAATCCGTTACAGGTGTTGATACTGCTTTTAACTTACCGTCACTGCCTGTTTTCACCGTTATTACATATTGGTTCTGGATGCCGTTTTTGTCATACAGATAAGCATAATGATCTGTTCCATACTGTATCGGTTGTTTTATCTCACCACCATTAACATCTGTCAGCTTTACCAACTCTTTACTACCGGTAATACTGTTGTAGAAATAAATATTCATAGGGCCGTTGGGCAGTTCATTCACCCCAATTGGAGCCTCTATATTAGATGTTGTTCTGTTGGAAAGGAACAGCACCCCCTTTCTCGACCCACCACTTACAAACCATGGCTGCAGGTCATCCCAAGCATCGTCTGTAATATTCTTCATACGCTTTCCTTTAATTGTGAACTCGTATAGATCGGTTTGACTCTTTTTTATAGCCGAGAAAACCAGTTTGTTGTCATCTTCCATAAAGGTCATACTCAAGAGTCTGTCAAACCTATTATTAGGAATGACATAATTCTCTATCCTGGCTTTTAAAGAGTTGTATACCCTTAATCGGGTTTCTCCTTTTCTTATATAAAGTATAGCTAGTTTATACCCTGTACTCGACCATGTTATTAAAGGATAGTCTTGGTCAGGTAACTCGTTATAATCTTTCACACCACCTTCCAAAATTACTGATACTACTTCTGCATTAGTTGCTTTTTGAATATGCACTTTGTATTCACCGTCTTTCCATGTAACATATGCGACATCTCCACCATGTGGAGCTACAATTATATCTCTTAATATAGAACCATCTTGAGGCACTTTCACCTCTGTTAACAATGTAGAGTCAATTTGTTCTCTAACTGCTTCATCCTCTGCATATATGTTATTGTAGAATGCTATCGTTGAGTCGTAGGTTTGCCTTACAGTCTGTCCCAAGGTCGATTTTATACCGTGAGTTAAACTACTTTTTAGCTGCATGGTATACACCACATTCTTCATTGTATGCTCTCCATATCTATCTGATAAATATTTCCAAAATGCTTTACCAGCTAGTTCAGGATTCTTTTCAGCTAACTCATAAAACCCTTTATCCGGATGTGTTTTTAGTAAGTTTTTCCACTCACTACTACTCTCTGTATCCCATCCATCTACTAAGTAAGAAATAAAACCATAAACTGTCCATTCAGGCAAATTTACAAGTACTGCATTCCTAACCATATCTCTAATATTATCACCAAAGAGCATCTTCTCCATGATCACTCTAGAAACACCTTTTCTTATTTGCCTACGCAGATCAGCATGTTCACCTGTAAAATATACTACGAGTTTATCACCAACTATATTTAGCGTTCCAGCAGGAATACTTTGCAACTGTGAATCATATTTTCTGCCAATATTCCTCTGTCTATACTCATCGTAAGAGTTATATAGTATGATATTGAACCTATTGGGGAATTCACCACCTAGCTTTTTCTCTATTAAACTAATATCATTTTCAACCTGCTCTGCAACATACCTTGCCAATTCTTTACCCGCTCTATCGTAGTTATATATTCTGAAATGCTTTGTTTCGTAATATTTCCATTTATAATTGCGGTATTGAACGCGATTTTGTCCAAATATTTCCAAATTTGCTTGTGCCGCCGACTCTACTGTACTACCAATACACAAGCATAATAACAGCGTTGAAAGTATATACTTATTTTTACCTAATAGCTTCATATAATTCTATCCTTAACCTTATTCTTACAAAACTGGAAGAAGTCCTATTTTTGCCTGAAATAGTATTCTAAATTACTGAAAAAATCAGCGTCAAACATGTTATCTCTGCAATCATTCACTTTTAATCCCTTTCAGGAGAACACTTATATTATACATAACGAAGAAAAGCATTGTTGGATTGTAGACCCTGGTATGTATAATGCTGCAGAATGTGCGATTTTGTCGAAATACATCAATGATACTGACCTTATTCCTCAGGCTATTATCAACACACATGCGCATATTGACCATATCTTTGGTGTTGATTATGTGAAGGAGACCTACAATATCCCTTTTGGTATACACAAACTAGAACAACCTGTACTAGATTCAGCAGCGGGTTCTGCTGCAGTGTTTGGTTTAGACTTTAAAACCGCACCTAAACCAGATTTTTACATTAGTGACATACCTAACTACCAGTTGGATAATGAGTCAATAGAGATAAGACTTGCTCCAGGACACTCACCTGGTAGCATTATATTCTATTCTGCTGCTGATAATTGGCTAATAGGAGGAGATGTGTTATTTGCTGGCAGTATAGGTCGTACAGACTTACCTGGAGGTAGCTATGATACCTTGATCAACAGCATCAAAAACCAGCTATATACATTGCCGGATGATGTAATAGTCCACTCAGGTCACGGTCCTGCTACGCAAATAGGAATCGAAAAAAGAACTAACCCGTTTGTACAAGGGTAGTTTACTCGTGTATTACTAATTTATCCCCTTTTAGTATTGGTAGAACTGGATGTAAATCAGGAGTAGCGCAATATTCCATATCATGCTGTAACCCAAAAGCTGATAAACGTAAATAATGTGCTGAATCCCTTAAATAGTCTATTATGCTTCCTTTGCTAATACAGTCATTGTATAGTAATGTTGTAGCCCTTACACTATCACAATTGTCTTGAAAATGACTACGGATACGTGTAGCTACTGCCCCAGCAAATAACGCATCTTCTAAATTAAATCGGTCTTTCCAACCAGCACATGCCAACAATACATTCTGCTTTTGTTCTAGTAAATAATCACAAACCGCACTTAGGTTTAAAAAAGAGCCTGTTATTATCTCACTAGAATCTTGCACCATGTGTAATAGTCTAGTGCCATTAGTCGTTGTTAGTATCAATCTCTTACCTTCTACAAATGATCTAGGGTATTCTGAAGGAGAATTACCATATTCTAACCCTTCTGCTATTTGTCCGTTTCTCTCTCCAGCAGTAATACTATTATCTGTAGCCTTCCCAATAGCAATACACTCTTCTACGGTAGCTACAGGCAAAACATATTCCGCACCATTATGCAAAGCAGCTGCAATAGTTGATGTAGCACGGAAAACATCTATTATAACAACAATAGTATTCTTCGTGTCAAATAAATGTAGTAGGGAGGGAGAAAGGCAAACTTCTAGTCTTGGTGCTGTAGCCATTTTATTCAAAAGTCATTTATAAAACAGAGCCGCTAAAATTAGCGGCTCTGCATATTTAAATTAGATATATTCTGTTATTAGTAAACCCACATATCGTGCTCTTTGTTGAATAACTTTTCAGCTGCACGTTGACCTTCATATAGAGCTTCTAGATCAGACATAAACTGACTTCTATCTCTGTAACTCATGTCAAATGGATTACTTGTTTTAATGATACGGCTAGAGAAGAAACGACCTTCGAAGAAATCATTCCAAGTCATTCTTGCTACATCATTCTCTGGGTTAAATACCTCATACTGAGCCAACATTGGACGCATTTCTGGGTAGTACAACCAGA
Protein-coding sequences here:
- a CDS encoding MBL fold metallo-hydrolase gives rise to the protein MLSLQSFTFNPFQENTYIIHNEEKHCWIVDPGMYNAAECAILSKYINDTDLIPQAIINTHAHIDHIFGVDYVKETYNIPFGIHKLEQPVLDSAAGSAAVFGLDFKTAPKPDFYISDIPNYQLDNESIEIRLAPGHSPGSIIFYSAADNWLIGGDVLFAGSIGRTDLPGGSYDTLINSIKNQLYTLPDDVIVHSGHGPATQIGIEKRTNPFVQG
- a CDS encoding 2-phosphosulfolactate phosphatase, which translates into the protein MATAPRLEVCLSPSLLHLFDTKNTIVVIIDVFRATSTIAAALHNGAEYVLPVATVEECIAIGKATDNSITAGERNGQIAEGLEYGNSPSEYPRSFVEGKRLILTTTNGTRLLHMVQDSSEIITGSFLNLSAVCDYLLEQKQNVLLACAGWKDRFNLEDALFAGAVATRIRSHFQDNCDSVRATTLLYNDCISKGSIIDYLRDSAHYLRLSAFGLQHDMEYCATPDLHPVLPILKGDKLVIHE